In one window of Photorhabdus laumondii subsp. laumondii DNA:
- a CDS encoding virulence-associated V antigen encodes MEIRPYQNDPQLFLADLEKVSLAQLQGSGSSELDRLVNLIFDKGIKITSDSSVVTENKELLKKLIAYFLPADAVVEGGHLDSQIKNGINNLESFLNSSTLKTWTLKDFLAAVHFNLTPDRLDDDVIDIFVSVMSGHDKKRLELRDELATLTAELKIYSVIQSEINAKLAANGELKIDDNSFNLLDHKKYGFSDQPTFEKSAEYKLLRKISSGSEISIKTFLESSNKQSGAMAGLENSYEYDKENNRLANFSTSVNDRVSPLNNTVQEKTTRLNEASSRYNAAIEALNRFIQKYDSIIRNILGAI; translated from the coding sequence GTGGAAATTAGGCCATATCAAAATGACCCACAGCTTTTCTTGGCAGATCTAGAAAAGGTTTCGCTAGCTCAACTACAAGGTTCTGGATCTTCGGAGCTTGATAGATTGGTTAATCTTATTTTTGATAAGGGGATCAAGATTACATCTGATTCTAGTGTTGTTACTGAAAATAAGGAGCTCTTGAAAAAACTGATTGCCTATTTCCTGCCAGCCGACGCGGTTGTCGAGGGTGGTCACTTAGATAGCCAAATAAAAAATGGAATTAATAATCTTGAATCTTTCTTGAATAGCTCAACATTAAAAACGTGGACATTAAAAGATTTTTTGGCTGCGGTTCATTTTAATTTAACACCGGATCGTCTTGATGATGATGTAATCGATATTTTTGTTTCGGTTATGTCAGGTCATGATAAAAAACGACTTGAGTTGCGTGATGAACTGGCGACATTGACCGCAGAGTTAAAAATTTACAGTGTTATTCAATCGGAGATTAATGCGAAATTAGCGGCTAATGGGGAGCTTAAGATTGATGATAACTCTTTCAATTTGCTGGACCATAAGAAGTATGGTTTTAGCGATCAGCCCACTTTTGAGAAAAGTGCTGAATATAAGCTGCTAAGGAAGATATCTTCTGGTTCTGAAATCTCCATTAAGACATTTTTGGAAAGTTCTAATAAACAGAGTGGAGCTATGGCAGGTCTGGAGAATTCTTACGAATATGATAAGGAAAATAATCGCCTAGCCAACTTTTCGACTTCAGTTAACGATCGTGTAAGTCCACTAAACAATACTGTCCAGGAAAAAACAACACGTTTAAATGAGGCTAGTTCCCGTTATAACGCGGCTATTGAGGCGTTAAACCGTTTTATTCAAAAATATGACAGCATTATACGTAATATTCTCGGCGCAATTTAA
- a CDS encoding LcrG family type III secretion system chaperone, with amino-acid sequence MQEEPNAKVLQAAEAAIKDSDHRLQLLQEMWQSLGINPNVGTELFGHTDVTLVQNAEQELLTEVNRLRSNQPPSLEEGKRLRRPPRMRGIIV; translated from the coding sequence ATGCAAGAGGAACCTAACGCCAAAGTACTGCAAGCTGCTGAAGCAGCCATCAAAGACAGTGATCACAGACTGCAACTATTGCAGGAGATGTGGCAGTCTCTTGGCATCAACCCCAATGTGGGTACAGAACTGTTTGGTCATACTGACGTTACTCTGGTTCAGAATGCTGAGCAAGAGTTGCTGACAGAAGTTAATCGCTTACGAAGCAACCAACCTCCCTCTCTGGAAGAGGGAAAGCGTCTTCGTCGCCCACCTCGTATGCGTGGCATTATTGTATAA
- a CDS encoding LcrR family type III secretion system chaperone, protein MNRDPLTPWFEEQGYSVQPHCMGNSPIPLGWRVWYEGCEIAWRYDAPRVWIVMLRRTRQRRGLANPFAPLYLLATATMAMLGPGSRLYGQVNTLVDSPLNDERLARFYHRWTGANEVVPGWFELEASCVISLHQMRKQQKKVQR, encoded by the coding sequence ATGAACCGTGATCCGCTCACCCCTTGGTTTGAGGAGCAAGGTTATTCAGTACAGCCTCACTGTATGGGGAATAGCCCAATCCCTCTTGGCTGGCGTGTGTGGTATGAAGGCTGTGAAATTGCCTGGCGTTATGATGCGCCGCGAGTTTGGATCGTGATGTTACGCCGTACCCGGCAGCGTCGAGGGCTTGCGAATCCATTTGCGCCTCTTTATCTGTTGGCAACAGCAACGATGGCCATGCTTGGGCCGGGTAGCCGGCTTTATGGTCAAGTTAATACTTTGGTTGACTCTCCCCTTAATGATGAACGTTTGGCCCGCTTTTACCATCGCTGGACAGGCGCAAATGAGGTGGTGCCTGGCTGGTTCGAGTTAGAAGCCAGTTGCGTTATATCGCTACATCAAATGAGAAAACAACAAAAAAAAGTCCAACGTTGA
- the sctV gene encoding type III secretion system export apparatus subunit SctV codes for MNRGFELLRLIGERKDIMLAILLLAVVFMMVLPLPPILLDILIAINMTISVVLMMMAVYINSPLQFSAFPAVLLVTTLFRLALSVSTTRMILLQADAGKIVYTFGNFVVGGNLIVGIVIFLIITIVQFIVITKGSERVAEVSARFSLDAMPGKQMSIDGDMRAGVIDVNEARERRSIIEKESQMFGSMDGAMKFVKGDAIASLLIIFVNILGGITIGVTQKGMSASDALQLYAILTVGDGMVSQVPALLIAITAGIIVTRVSSEDASDLGSEIGDQVVAQPKALLIGGVLLVVFGLIPGFPTLTFLILALVVAGGGYLLFQRQRQANASQQADLPSLLAQGAGAPAAKSKAKSGSKAKAGKLSEKEEFAMTVPLLIDVDAGLQAELEAISLNDELIRVRRALYLDLGVPFPGIHLRFNEGMKEGEYLIQLQEVPVARGRLRSAHLLVQEPVSQLELLAIPYEEGEPLLPNQPTLWVAEAHQERLVKSGLAALSMSQVITWHLSHVLREYAEDFIGVQETRYLLEQMEGSYGELVKEAMRIIPLQRMTEILQRLVGEDISIRNTRTILEAMVVWGQKEKDVVQLTEYIRSSLKRYICYKYANGNNILPAYLLDQQVEEQIRGGIRQTSAGSYLALDPAVTQSFLEQMKKTVGDLTQMQNKPVLIVSMDIRRYVRKLIEGDHHGLPVLSYQELTQQINIQPLGRVCL; via the coding sequence ATGAACCGTGGGTTTGAGTTATTGCGGCTGATTGGTGAACGTAAAGACATCATGTTGGCAATATTGTTGCTAGCCGTGGTCTTCATGATGGTTTTGCCGCTTCCGCCTATCCTGCTGGACATTTTGATCGCCATTAATATGACCATCTCTGTTGTGCTCATGATGATGGCGGTCTATATCAATTCCCCTTTACAGTTTTCCGCGTTTCCTGCGGTCTTGCTGGTGACCACGCTATTTCGTTTGGCGCTTTCCGTTAGTACCACCCGGATGATCCTACTGCAAGCAGATGCCGGTAAAATAGTCTACACCTTTGGTAATTTCGTTGTCGGTGGCAACCTGATAGTCGGGATAGTGATCTTTCTGATCATCACTATTGTACAATTTATCGTCATAACCAAAGGTTCGGAGCGCGTAGCTGAGGTTAGTGCTCGTTTTTCCCTTGATGCCATGCCGGGTAAGCAGATGAGTATCGACGGAGATATGCGTGCTGGTGTTATTGACGTCAATGAAGCGAGGGAGAGGCGTAGCATTATCGAAAAAGAGAGCCAGATGTTTGGTTCAATGGATGGTGCGATGAAATTTGTTAAGGGTGATGCGATTGCGAGTCTTCTCATCATCTTTGTCAACATTTTGGGCGGGATAACCATAGGCGTCACCCAAAAAGGAATGTCAGCGTCCGATGCATTGCAGCTCTATGCCATTTTGACTGTTGGTGATGGTATGGTCTCTCAGGTTCCTGCCCTATTGATTGCGATTACGGCAGGCATCATTGTTACCCGAGTTTCGTCGGAAGACGCCTCTGATCTAGGTAGTGAGATTGGTGATCAGGTCGTTGCTCAACCAAAGGCACTATTAATTGGCGGTGTTTTATTGGTGGTATTTGGCCTTATTCCTGGATTCCCTACATTAACTTTCTTAATACTTGCACTGGTGGTGGCGGGTGGTGGCTATTTGCTGTTCCAGCGTCAGCGCCAAGCTAACGCCAGCCAACAAGCGGATCTTCCTAGCCTGTTAGCCCAAGGAGCAGGCGCACCGGCGGCCAAATCTAAAGCCAAGAGCGGCAGTAAGGCCAAAGCTGGAAAACTGAGTGAGAAAGAGGAATTTGCTATGACGGTTCCTTTACTTATTGATGTGGATGCGGGATTACAGGCTGAGCTGGAAGCTATTTCACTGAATGATGAATTAATACGGGTACGACGCGCCCTCTATTTGGATCTGGGCGTACCATTTCCGGGTATCCATTTGCGCTTTAATGAAGGGATGAAGGAAGGAGAATACCTGATCCAGCTACAAGAGGTGCCCGTTGCCCGTGGTCGGCTGCGCTCAGCGCATTTACTGGTGCAGGAACCAGTCAGTCAGTTGGAATTACTGGCTATCCCTTATGAAGAAGGGGAACCTCTATTACCTAACCAGCCTACCTTGTGGGTAGCGGAAGCACATCAGGAACGTTTGGTGAAATCCGGGCTGGCGGCTTTATCCATGTCTCAGGTGATCACCTGGCATTTGTCACATGTGTTGCGGGAGTATGCCGAAGATTTTATTGGCGTGCAGGAAACCCGTTATCTTCTGGAGCAGATGGAAGGGAGTTATGGGGAATTGGTCAAGGAGGCTATGCGTATAATTCCATTGCAGCGGATGACTGAGATATTGCAGCGGTTGGTCGGCGAGGACATCTCTATTCGTAATACACGTACGATTCTCGAAGCTATGGTGGTGTGGGGGCAGAAGGAAAAAGATGTGGTGCAATTAACGGAATATATTCGCAGTAGTCTCAAGCGTTACATCTGTTACAAGTATGCTAATGGCAACAATATCTTGCCTGCTTATCTGTTGGATCAACAGGTAGAGGAGCAGATCCGGGGAGGTATTCGCCAAACGAGCGCGGGTAGCTACTTGGCGCTGGACCCAGCGGTGACGCAAAGTTTCCTTGAACAGATGAAGAAAACCGTGGGTGATTTAACACAGATGCAGAATAAACCGGTGTTGATCGTATCAATGGATATTCGCCGTTATGTTCGTAAGTTAATTGAAGGTGATCACCACGGCTTGCCAGTGCTTTCGTATCAAGAGTTGACCCAACAGATCAACATCCAACCGCTTGGTAGAGTGTGTCTATGA
- the sctY gene encoding type III secretion system chaperone SctY, whose amino-acid sequence MTLSAKQQSALLLLGWLQLQYGHPDRARILLDALLALHPEHKEGRRALVVSLLKLQKGSMAKEHCTLLQEQGEQSAALWLCVSRACQQEGNLEEARSAYQRYLAQGALL is encoded by the coding sequence ATGACTCTCAGTGCTAAACAGCAGAGCGCTCTGTTGCTGCTCGGCTGGCTTCAACTTCAATACGGTCATCCTGACCGAGCGCGTATTTTATTAGATGCATTACTGGCTTTGCATCCTGAACATAAAGAAGGGCGTCGTGCCTTGGTAGTTTCATTACTTAAACTGCAAAAGGGGAGCATGGCAAAAGAACATTGCACTCTCTTACAAGAACAGGGTGAACAAAGCGCCGCCCTCTGGCTCTGTGTTAGCCGTGCTTGTCAACAGGAAGGGAATCTGGAAGAAGCACGCAGTGCTTATCAGCGTTATCTCGCTCAAGGGGCTCTATTATGA
- the sctX gene encoding YscX family type III secretion system protein SctX: protein MSKIAAAHIGIEQLTAISREEIEVSLPDRYALLPDGQSVETHAARLYPANKADQALLAFACPQDGFHALLRPHDFRQAVSGLRTILQQGNDIRVQHAVSLLENMNQDEQLLQMALHLLHKV from the coding sequence GTGAGCAAAATCGCTGCCGCCCATATAGGAATTGAGCAACTAACGGCGATCAGTCGGGAAGAGATAGAGGTTAGTTTACCCGATCGCTACGCGTTATTGCCCGATGGTCAATCCGTTGAGACTCACGCCGCACGTCTTTATCCGGCCAACAAAGCTGATCAGGCTTTGTTGGCTTTTGCCTGCCCGCAAGATGGGTTTCACGCTCTGTTGCGTCCACATGATTTTCGTCAGGCGGTTAGTGGTCTGCGTACAATTTTGCAACAAGGTAATGACATCAGGGTACAGCATGCTGTCTCCCTGTTGGAAAACATGAATCAAGATGAACAGTTGTTGCAGATGGCTCTGCACCTGTTGCACAAGGTATGA
- the sycN gene encoding type III secretion chaperone SycN produces the protein MNWIEPQLLQFCQDLGMEMSDASSPLIQIDFEYSGTLQIERYGGALTLWLGREIPWHQGKEAMVKAMLLTFSGQGPELPLRCGWLGEDRLLLFVTLDERHITLPLLHQAFRSLLRVQREVLAS, from the coding sequence ATGAACTGGATAGAGCCGCAGTTACTCCAGTTTTGTCAGGATTTGGGTATGGAGATGTCTGATGCTTCTAGCCCCTTGATCCAAATTGATTTTGAGTATTCTGGTACGTTGCAAATTGAGCGCTATGGTGGCGCATTAACACTTTGGCTGGGTCGTGAAATTCCCTGGCATCAGGGAAAAGAGGCAATGGTGAAAGCGATGCTACTCACTTTCAGTGGTCAGGGACCCGAACTGCCCTTGCGTTGTGGCTGGCTGGGAGAAGATCGTCTGTTATTGTTTGTGACACTAGATGAACGACATATAACCTTGCCCTTGCTGCATCAGGCATTTCGTTCTTTGCTAAGAGTACAGCGTGAGGTGCTCGCTTCGTGA
- a CDS encoding TyeA family type III secretion system gatekeeper subunit, with the protein MAYGPSDLMGDVVSLVEKRWANVRDVEILGHALGLQDSQTQIHFYRELKRLIRLIPVEVFSDEEQRQNLLNACQLALDAAIEREEDELWSGEGAS; encoded by the coding sequence ATGGCATACGGGCCTTCTGACCTTATGGGGGATGTCGTTTCTCTGGTTGAGAAACGTTGGGCCAATGTGCGAGATGTTGAAATACTCGGTCATGCTTTGGGATTGCAGGATAGCCAAACTCAAATTCATTTCTACCGGGAGTTGAAGCGATTAATTCGCTTGATTCCGGTGGAAGTGTTCAGTGATGAAGAGCAGCGCCAAAACCTGCTGAATGCGTGTCAACTGGCGCTGGATGCAGCAATTGAGAGAGAAGAAGACGAATTGTGGTCGGGAGAGGGAGCATCATGA
- the sctW gene encoding type III secretion system gatekeeper subunit SctW translates to MDIIQNHLHSITLSELGAGVTAQQEQAKVGQFQGEKVVLVSASQSFADAAEEMTFAFSERKDMPLSKRKVSDGHARVREIEALVGEYLQKVPDLERQQKVKALISHLNSAQLTNIAQLQAYLESFSGEVSEQFYALSQARDALAGRPEAHAILTLVEQELSRLAQEQGIAIELGARITPDATAAARNGVGNLQALRNIYRDAVMDYQGLSAAWRDIQSNFKSSSLMEVTGFIMKALSADLDSQQRQLDPIKLERVMSDMHKLRLLNSLSVQVEQLWKSVVEGENHGIRAF, encoded by the coding sequence ATGGATATTATCCAGAATCATCTTCATTCGATAACTTTATCAGAACTGGGTGCCGGGGTTACCGCACAACAGGAACAGGCTAAGGTAGGTCAGTTTCAGGGAGAGAAAGTCGTGCTGGTATCAGCATCCCAGTCTTTTGCTGATGCGGCCGAAGAGATGACTTTTGCATTTTCGGAACGCAAGGATATGCCACTTTCCAAACGTAAAGTTAGCGATGGACATGCCAGGGTGCGAGAAATTGAGGCACTGGTGGGTGAATATTTGCAGAAGGTGCCAGATTTAGAGCGCCAACAAAAAGTCAAGGCATTGATCTCTCACTTAAATAGTGCTCAGTTGACTAATATTGCTCAACTACAGGCTTATCTGGAAAGTTTCTCTGGAGAGGTGAGTGAGCAATTTTATGCGCTAAGTCAGGCCCGTGATGCGCTGGCAGGCAGGCCAGAGGCACATGCCATATTGACATTGGTTGAACAAGAATTATCACGTTTAGCGCAAGAGCAGGGAATTGCTATCGAGTTGGGAGCCCGCATTACGCCTGATGCCACGGCAGCAGCTAGAAATGGGGTTGGCAACTTGCAAGCATTACGCAATATCTATCGTGATGCCGTGATGGATTATCAAGGGTTGTCGGCTGCCTGGCGGGATATTCAATCCAATTTCAAGAGTAGTTCCCTGATGGAAGTAACAGGATTCATCATGAAAGCGTTGAGTGCTGATCTGGACAGCCAACAGCGGCAACTTGATCCTATTAAGTTGGAACGTGTGATGAGTGACATGCATAAACTCCGTTTGCTTAACAGTTTATCGGTTCAAGTTGAACAGTTATGGAAAAGCGTGGTAGAGGGGGAAAATCATGGCATACGGGCCTTCTGA
- the sctN gene encoding type III secretion system ATPase SctN → MKLSLDHIPGKMRHAINECRLIQIRGRVTQVTGTLLKAVIPGVRIGELCHLRNPDNTLSLLAEVIGFQQHQALLTPLGEMFGISSNTEVSPTGAMHQVGVGDYLLGQVLDGLGNPFSGGQLPEPQAWYPVYRDAPAPMSRKRIEHPLSLGVRAIDGLLTCGEGQRMGIFAAAGGGKSTLLSTLIRSAEVDVTVLALIGERGREVREFIESDLGEEGLKRSVLVVATSDRPAMERAKAGFVATSIAEYFRDQGKRVLLLMDSVTRFARAQREIGLAAGEPPTRRGYPPSVFAALPRLMERAGQSDKGSITALYTVLVEGDDMTEPVADETRSILDGHIILSRKLAAANHYPAIDVLRSASRVMNQIITPEHQAQAGLLRKWLAKYEEVELLLQIGEYQKGQDPVADNAIAHIEAIRNWLRQGTHEPSDLPQTLAQLQQITK, encoded by the coding sequence ATGAAGCTTTCCCTTGACCATATTCCCGGCAAAATGCGCCACGCCATTAATGAATGCCGGCTAATTCAGATTCGTGGCCGGGTTACTCAGGTCACGGGTACACTCCTTAAAGCCGTTATTCCTGGTGTGCGGATAGGCGAACTTTGTCACTTACGCAATCCTGACAACACACTGTCGCTTTTGGCGGAGGTGATTGGATTCCAACAACATCAAGCCTTGTTGACTCCACTTGGTGAAATGTTTGGTATCTCTTCAAATACTGAAGTAAGCCCAACCGGAGCCATGCACCAAGTTGGCGTGGGTGATTATCTGTTAGGGCAAGTCCTTGATGGGCTAGGTAATCCATTTTCCGGCGGCCAATTGCCGGAACCACAAGCTTGGTATCCCGTTTATCGGGATGCGCCGGCTCCGATGAGTCGTAAACGGATTGAACACCCGCTTTCACTCGGTGTACGCGCTATTGATGGCTTACTCACTTGTGGCGAAGGTCAACGTATGGGGATTTTTGCCGCAGCGGGTGGCGGAAAAAGTACCCTGCTATCTACGCTGATTCGTAGCGCCGAAGTTGATGTTACCGTGCTGGCGCTCATCGGTGAACGTGGCCGTGAAGTACGGGAATTTATCGAATCAGATCTCGGTGAAGAGGGACTAAAACGTTCCGTGCTGGTGGTAGCGACCTCAGATCGCCCGGCAATGGAGCGAGCTAAAGCAGGGTTTGTCGCCACATCAATCGCTGAATATTTTCGTGATCAAGGCAAACGTGTACTCCTACTGATGGATTCAGTGACCCGTTTTGCCCGAGCGCAACGAGAAATAGGTTTAGCTGCCGGCGAGCCGCCAACCCGACGAGGTTATCCCCCATCAGTGTTTGCCGCTTTGCCACGGCTAATGGAACGTGCTGGTCAATCCGACAAAGGTTCGATTACCGCCCTCTATACCGTCTTGGTGGAAGGCGATGACATGACAGAGCCTGTGGCAGACGAGACTCGTTCTATCCTTGATGGTCACATTATTTTGTCACGCAAACTGGCGGCGGCTAACCACTATCCAGCTATCGATGTGTTACGTTCCGCCAGCAGGGTGATGAATCAAATTATCACTCCTGAGCATCAGGCTCAGGCCGGCCTGTTGCGCAAATGGCTAGCTAAATATGAAGAAGTTGAGCTTTTGTTGCAGATTGGAGAGTACCAAAAAGGGCAAGATCCCGTTGCTGACAATGCCATTGCACACATTGAAGCAATACGTAACTGGTTACGCCAAGGCACCCATGAGCCAAGTGATCTACCGCAAACCTTAGCTCAATTACAGCAGATAACAAAATAA
- a CDS encoding type III secretion protein: protein MISRLQRIKALRVERAEKHFSLQQMKLQTARQHHQQALQTLQDYCQWRIEEEQRLFALCQGQPIDRKGLERWQQQVALLRENEAQLEKQVAEMTEKVELELRQLKECQRVLHHTRQQQEKFNELGRQQQEAIRAQGEYQEELEQEEFHRQERV, encoded by the coding sequence ATGATTAGCCGTTTACAACGCATAAAAGCCTTGCGAGTCGAACGCGCTGAAAAACATTTTTCCTTGCAACAAATGAAGCTGCAAACGGCCCGTCAACACCATCAGCAGGCTTTGCAAACCTTGCAAGATTACTGTCAATGGCGAATAGAAGAAGAACAACGGCTTTTTGCATTGTGTCAGGGCCAACCTATTGACCGCAAAGGTCTTGAACGCTGGCAACAACAAGTTGCCCTGTTACGCGAAAATGAAGCGCAATTGGAAAAGCAAGTGGCTGAAATGACTGAAAAAGTGGAGCTGGAACTCCGCCAATTAAAAGAGTGTCAACGTGTTCTGCACCACACACGCCAGCAGCAAGAAAAATTTAATGAATTGGGTCGTCAGCAACAAGAGGCGATCCGGGCCCAAGGTGAATACCAGGAAGAGCTGGAACAAGAAGAGTTCCATCGCCAGGAAAGAGTGTAA
- a CDS encoding type III secretion system needle length determinant produces MNPLTAIGRKDVSSLPTSSPAEADADLQRRFEQAITSHAANTRQSTTRQTEQPLTNTTANHEPADQHATHDSDEELPLFDSPQPAIDDLRKQALPLTGHDMPAPHQNQKKNLSAPAHRLNEIANEIKESLSAPGVPTRQSNLNALSDSDLKPVDITVTSNPDTAMMQTTPGRSPSQPDTQHSAIPHQQTDPTLPIPARNANEINPAEGKTRDEIETSHLLVLKPKESDSQSSDSGGSDGKTPFFPQTQFLPGERILATMQATSTISPLLEVLIDKLSVEISIELTQQPRPATLHLTLPNLGALEIQLTSEHGKLQIEILANPAAQQLLKQARFELIERLQLLYPTQTVELSLPPQTDSEHGSRQRRSVYEEWKKDA; encoded by the coding sequence ATGAACCCACTGACAGCTATCGGCAGAAAAGATGTCTCCTCCCTCCCAACGTCGTCACCCGCAGAGGCAGACGCAGATTTGCAACGCCGTTTCGAGCAAGCTATCACCTCTCATGCCGCCAACACGCGCCAGTCAACCACACGGCAGACGGAACAACCGTTAACCAATACAACGGCAAACCATGAACCAGCGGATCAACATGCCACACATGACTCAGATGAGGAGCTTCCACTATTCGACTCTCCCCAACCGGCAATTGATGATCTGCGCAAGCAAGCCTTACCATTGACAGGCCATGACATGCCTGCACCACATCAAAATCAGAAAAAAAACTTATCGGCCCCCGCTCACCGCCTTAATGAGATCGCTAACGAGATAAAGGAATCGCTGTCAGCACCCGGAGTCCCAACACGTCAGTCAAACCTGAATGCCTTGTCTGATTCTGACCTAAAGCCGGTTGATATCACGGTAACTTCTAATCCTGACACAGCAATGATGCAGACAACACCTGGCCGATCCCCATCTCAGCCAGACACACAACACAGCGCCATTCCTCACCAACAGACAGACCCGACGTTACCTATACCTGCCCGCAATGCCAACGAAATCAACCCTGCGGAAGGAAAAACACGAGATGAAATCGAAACATCCCATTTGTTGGTATTAAAACCAAAAGAGTCCGACTCTCAATCCTCTGACTCTGGTGGATCAGACGGAAAAACACCTTTCTTCCCACAAACCCAATTCCTGCCGGGGGAGCGCATCCTCGCCACGATGCAAGCAACTTCAACCATATCTCCCCTTTTGGAAGTGTTGATCGACAAACTGAGTGTGGAGATCAGTATCGAACTAACCCAACAGCCGCGTCCGGCGACATTACATCTGACACTTCCTAACTTGGGAGCACTTGAGATCCAACTCACCAGCGAGCATGGCAAACTTCAAATAGAAATTTTAGCGAATCCCGCCGCTCAACAACTCCTGAAACAAGCACGTTTTGAACTGATTGAACGTTTACAGCTTCTTTACCCAACACAAACTGTCGAACTCTCCCTTCCGCCCCAAACGGATAGTGAACATGGATCACGTCAACGTCGCAGCGTATATGAAGAATGGAAAAAAGATGCATGA
- the sctQ gene encoding type III secretion system cytoplasmic ring protein SctQ — protein sequence MNSLTLSKVSLEELTLHQALSRHQQQFSWDNSHLTLDVISPPQTLDKVLIAHWQGQTFSFYCHAAELALWLAPDLQQADLTSLPQDLLLALLEYQSKMLPTLSWSALSTTSERRPLSACLRLRLERPGATLPLWLPEPSPLIAILPERQPRECLPIPLRLSLQWGAIILTLDVFRTLESGDVLLLPPQQQPDDPLLAYLEGRPWAYFKSHDHKLELITMHTLSPDSSDNTLPVTDLNDLEVHVSFEVGRQTLDLQTLTSLQPGSLLDLGVPSDGAVRILVNQKCLGSGRLVDIEGRLGVRVEHLSVEKQS from the coding sequence ATGAATAGCCTGACCTTATCCAAAGTTTCATTGGAAGAATTAACGCTGCATCAGGCCCTGAGTCGCCATCAGCAACAATTTAGTTGGGATAATAGCCATCTCACCCTAGATGTGATCTCTCCTCCCCAAACGTTAGACAAGGTACTGATCGCCCATTGGCAGGGACAAACTTTTTCCTTTTACTGCCATGCAGCCGAGCTAGCGCTGTGGCTCGCACCTGATCTACAACAAGCGGACCTCACATCACTCCCTCAAGATCTGCTGTTAGCACTACTGGAATATCAGAGCAAAATGCTACCCACTCTGTCATGGTCAGCACTGAGTACCACGTCAGAACGCCGCCCTTTGTCAGCTTGCTTACGACTCCGCCTTGAACGGCCAGGGGCCACATTGCCGCTCTGGTTACCAGAACCATCCCCCTTAATTGCCATATTGCCAGAACGTCAACCTAGAGAATGCCTGCCTATTCCATTACGACTTTCTCTGCAATGGGGAGCAATAATCCTGACTTTAGATGTGTTTCGTACTCTGGAATCAGGGGATGTGCTGCTACTGCCCCCACAGCAACAACCAGATGACCCTTTATTAGCGTATCTGGAAGGACGCCCTTGGGCCTACTTTAAATCCCATGACCATAAATTGGAGTTAATCACTATGCACACACTCTCTCCTGACAGTTCTGACAACACTCTGCCAGTAACAGATCTAAACGATCTGGAGGTTCATGTCAGTTTCGAAGTGGGCCGTCAGACCTTGGACCTACAGACACTCACCAGCCTGCAACCCGGCTCATTACTCGATCTTGGTGTTCCTTCAGACGGTGCAGTTCGTATTCTTGTCAATCAAAAATGCCTGGGTTCAGGGCGGTTGGTGGATATTGAGGGACGTCTGGGAGTAAGAGTCGAACATCTCTCCGTGGAGAAACAATCATGA